From one Gossypium hirsutum isolate 1008001.06 chromosome D08, Gossypium_hirsutum_v2.1, whole genome shotgun sequence genomic stretch:
- the LOC107912115 gene encoding probable receptor-like protein kinase At4g10390, with amino-acid sequence MGLLFRCYRLRKLERRKSTSTVQPDQIKGNDLGVDGEGFVRKFRWEEIKANTKDFSRVIGQGGFSNVYLANLSGSSRGAVKIHAASDRLNQVFKQELDILLRLRHDNIVKLLGYCDDLEEGAMVFEYAPNGNLQEKLHEREKEVLLWKTRTSIAFQLAQAIEYLHEKCTLQIVHGDIKPSNVLLDQYFNCKLCDFGSAKMGFSSTVVPPSCSRTKQVMVGSPGYTDPHYLRTGLASKKNDVYGLGVIILELVTGMKAFCPEKGHLLTSIVAPNLRGISEHGAEEKVAQLVDPRLAGEFDLEEARCLLSIAALCLHQCLTVRPSASQIIEMIKEKITSIGFLFTQAKDCH; translated from the exons ATGGGGTTGTTGTTCAGATGCTACAGACTCAGGAAACTCGAACGCCGTAAATCGACGTCAACCGTTCAACCTGATCAAATCAAGGGAAACGATCTTGGCGTCGACGGTGAAGGGTTTGTCAGGAAATTCAGATGGGAAGAGATTAAAGCTAACACTAAGGATTTCTCCCGTGTGATTGGTCAGGGTGGGTTTAGCAATGTCTACTTGGCTAACTTGTCTGGTTCTAGCCGTGGAGCAGTTAAGATCCATGCCGCTAGTGATCGACTAAACCAAGTGTTCAAACAGGAACTGGACATTTTACTCCGACTTCGTCATGATAATATCGTTAAGCTTCTTGGTTACTGCGATGATCTTG AGGAAGGGGCCATGGTATTTGAGTACGCTCCTAACGGGAACTTACAAGAGAAACTACACGAAAGGGAAAAGGAAGTGCTTTTATGGAAAACCCGCACTTCCATAGCTTTCCAACTTGCTCAAGCAATCGAATACCTACACGAAAAGTGCACCCTCCAAATAGTTCATGGGGACATCAAGCCGTCTAATGTCTTGCTAGACCAGTATTTTAATTGCAAGCTGTGCGATTTTGGGTCAGCGAAGATGGGGTTTTCTTCAACGGTGGTGCCGCCATCTTGTTCCAGGACGAAGCAAGTAATGGTTGGGTCACCAGGTTACACTGACCCTCATTACTTGAGAACTGGATTGGCCTCCAAAAAGAACGATGTTTACGGCTTGGGTGTTATTATCTTGGAACTCGTGACTGGAATGAAGGCCTTTTGTCCAGAAAAGGGACACCTGTTGACTTCAATTGTGGCACCCAATTTAAGGGGCATAAGTGAGCATGGGGCGGAGGAGAAAGTGGCACAATTGGTGGATCCACGTCTGGCTGGAGAGTTTGACTTGGAAGAAGCCAGGTGTTTGCTTTCAATTGCTGCACTTTGCCTACACCAGTGTCTCACTGTTAGACCTTCTGCTTCTCAAATCATTGAAATGATTAAGGAGAAAATCACTTCCATCGGCTTCCTGTTCACACAAGCCAAAGATTGCCATTAG